The window TCCCATAAGTGCACATGTTACACTTGCTATTTCCTGTCAGGGCCCTTCTcacattgttttcttgtttgcttGTTACTTTATTCAGGCCTCCGCTTCTTCTTTACGAGTTGTGCCAGGGTCAACCCTCACtcttccctgtctccctttccAAAGTAGCTCCAATGAAGCTACAATCACCTGGAAGTTCAACGGCATTCAGGTACAGGATCCTTTAGTTGTCATTGGCAGCAGGCTGAAGATCGACCTTGTCCGCGCTTCTAGCCAGGGAGAGTACGAATGTGTGCTGTTTCGGAATAACACAGAGCAGACGCGCAAATACACAATCAGTGTCGACGGTAAGAGATTTTCTGTACTGCTCTGCTGTTTGTGGCACACTGCATGAATGTACACAAGCCTCCCCCAAACCAAACAACCAAGTAAACAAAGGGACAAGCCACGGGAGCTTGTCGTGCTCAAGCCCTGTCTGAGCTGTTGTCTTTGTGTCCCTCCAGCCTTCAGCAGCTATGCCCTCAAGCATGAGGAGGGGTCCATCATCGTACTGCCTTGTGAACGACCGCAGGGTGCTCAACCTGAAAACTACGTACTTTGGTTCAAAGAAACATCTGAGGGCCAGAGGAGGAGACTGAGCCCTGCAGAGAGTGCAGACCAGGAGCAACTGAAACTGAGCGGACGACTGGAGTGGCTTTATGCAGATCCCCAGGACGAAGATCAGAGCATTCAGGTTCACCAGGTCACCATAGAAGACTCTGGAACATACCATTGCGAgtcagagaagggagagaagttCAGCTCCATTGAACTGGTTGTGGAAGGTGATAttggctctttttttttttctttccttaacATCCCCAGGTTCTGtgtgaattaaaaaaaattttTCTCTGCTCCCCCTTGGAGGGAGAAATAATCGGACTTAACTTTGTTAAAAGTGGAAAAGCTGGATTTCATGTATTTTCTCTGTATTTGAACATGACCCCAGTCTGCTCTGTTTCTCCGTACTAATGTAGCTGCACCCATAGTAGAGCCATACTCCTGCAGCGGCTTCACAACACCATGGGAACCGTGCCTGGATGAGGACAACCGGTCatgggcggccatcttggaagaaTCCCTGACTGAGTTCTCCATGAAAATTTATAGCCATCTCAGACACTCTCAGCCCTCTGAAAACATGCTGTTCTCACCAATCAGTATCAGTGCAGTGCTCAGCCACCTACTGTTAGGTAGGAGACCATGGGGTGTTCCTCAGGGCTACCTTAAACACTTCTACAGAATGCATTAGTGTTTGGAATACCGGtgtcaaacacacaagcacagttcCACAATCCAAGTAACCCTTTCCTtggcctctttccctccctccctccctccctccctccctccctccctccctccctccctccctccctccctccctccctccctccctccctccctcccacactccctccctcccacattccctccctctctttctgcctgcctgccctgttCTCTCTATTTCTACCAGGGGCCCGGAAGGAGACACGTGAACTCCTAGAGGCGGCCCTGAGCCTGCCCCACAACTTCACCTGTGTCCACTCTCAGATGAAGAAGTTAAAGCAGATACTTCAGGACAACATGAAAATGGCATCACAAATCTACTACCACGCTAGTACGACCAGCATCGTCTTACACAAAGGGCCGTGAATGCAATGTGTTGCATAGCTTTTGAATCACTGGGTAACAGTAACTCATATTTTCTCTTCTCCATGCCTCTCTCTTATCAACAGACATTCCACTGAGTGAGTCCTTTGCCAACCAATCACTGCAGTACTACGATGCAGAGGCTGTTAAACTGACCAATAGCAGTAAGGAGAACGTGGAGACGATCAACCGTTGGGTGGCAAAGCAAACAAACAATAAGATAAACCATCTTGTTGACTCGGTTCCAGAGGACTCTCAATTGGTGCTGCTCAACGCAGTATATTTCAATGGTCAGAAACCTCTACttatgtgtatatttgtgtctgtctgtttgtcagaCTGTCTAAAGACATTTCTCAACGTTTCAGGCCAGTGGAAGGTAAAGTTTGACCGTGAAAAGTCCAGAGCACCATTTGAAAGACTAGATAATGAAATTGTCATGGTGCCTGTTCTCTACAGCTCCAAATACCCTCTCGCTATGGAATAT of the Osmerus eperlanus chromosome 14, fOsmEpe2.1, whole genome shotgun sequence genome contains:
- the serping1 gene encoding plasma protease C1 inhibitor; this encodes MRYSALILCLPLLLVLKASASSLRVVPGSTLTLPCLPFQSSSNEATITWKFNGIQVQDPLVVIGSRLKIDLVRASSQGEYECVLFRNNTEQTRKYTISVDAFSSYALKHEEGSIIVLPCERPQGAQPENYVLWFKETSEGQRRRLSPAESADQEQLKLSGRLEWLYADPQDEDQSIQVHQVTIEDSGTYHCESEKGEKFSSIELVVEAAPIVEPYSCSGFTTPWEPCLDEDNRSWAAILEESLTEFSMKIYSHLRHSQPSENMLFSPISISAVLSHLLLGARKETRELLEAALSLPHNFTCVHSQMKKLKQILQDNMKMASQIYYHANIPLSESFANQSLQYYDAEAVKLTNSSKENVETINRWVAKQTNNKINHLVDSVPEDSQLVLLNAVYFNGQWKVKFDREKSRAPFERLDNEIVMVPVLYSSKYPLAMEYVSVVKSQVAVFPLSGQTSLFILLPPSGTLSDLQLVEGKMTVMALRKMVEQMKSSSPQPTEVTLPKLNLDVLTQINPLLGKLGLSTLFEGAHMCGIYPDQPLVLTDARHRAFLALTEAGVEAGAATSLSFSRSFSTFSALRPFLLVLWSDRANQPLFLGRVTQP